From Cucumis melo cultivar AY chromosome 1, USDA_Cmelo_AY_1.0, whole genome shotgun sequence, a single genomic window includes:
- the LOC103497565 gene encoding uncharacterized protein LOC103497565: MYADRLEADNHRSIKDRLNGNSSDLSARRRPITGKRQRQDDKWEHDLYENDEPQTSNRRVGARDLRLKLQKKSQQQSGNAPFSGVRDLREKLSGTMKPQAAKNDPPKPKLEVTKAPRKNDAIEAHPSTTQKAVAKSATRKNAAQKSDTSVDDFLQSLGLEKYSITFQAEEVDMTALVHMGDDDLKALGVPMGPRKKILLALESRV; the protein is encoded by the exons ATGTATGCTGATCGATTGGAGGCCGATAACCATAGGTCTATAAAGGACCGACTCAATGGAAACTCTTCTGACCTTTCTGCCCGCCGCCGGCCGATTACTGGGAAGAG GCAGAGACAAGATGACAAGTGGGAGCATGATCTCTATGAGAATGATGAACCACAAACTTCAA ATCGCAGAGTTGGTGCTCGGGATCTTCGCTTGAAGCTCCAAAAGAAAAGTCAACAGCAGAGTGGAAATGCACCTTTTTCAGGAGTGCGGGACCTACGTGAAAAGTTATCTGGCACAATGAAACCACAAGCTGCAAAAAATGATCCACCAAAACCAAAATTAGAAGTTACAAAAGCGCCACGAAAAAATGATGCTATCGAAGCTCATCCTTCAACCACTCAAAAAGCAGTAGCCAAGTCTGCTACTAGGAAAAATGCTGCTCAGAAG AGTGATACATCAGTGGATGACTTCCTACAGTCCTTGGGTCTTGAAAAATATTCCATTACGTTTCAAGCAGAGGAA GTTGATATGACAGCGCTTGTACACATGGGAGATGATGATCTCAAGGCTTTAGGGGTGCCAATG GGGCCAAGAAAGAAGATCCTTTTGGCATTGGAATCAAGAGTATGA